Within Terriglobia bacterium, the genomic segment CAGCGTCGAAGTGATCAAGCCGCCGATCACGGCTCTTGCCATGGGTGCCCTGATCTCGGAGCCGGCGCCGATCTGGAAGGCGAGCGGCAGCATGCCGAAGATCATCGCCAGCGTCGTCATGACGATGGGGCGCAGGCGCGTGTTGCCCGCTTTCCCCAGCGCTGCGTCCCGCTCTATCCCGCCCCGGCGCAGTTTGTTGGTGTAGTCGATCAGCAGGATCGCATTCTTGGTGACCAGCCCCATGAGCAGAATCAGCCCGATCATCGACATGATGTTCAGAGTGTCGCCCGTCAGCAGCAACATGCCGACCACGCCGATGAGGGACAGAGGAAGCGAGAGCATAATGGCGAGCGGATGCGTGAAGCTCCCGAACTGCGACGCCAGGATCAGGTAGATGAAAACGACGGCCAGAATGAGGGCGTCGTAAATATAACCGAAACTCTCGCGCATGTCCTCCGCTTCGCCGGTGTACAGGACTTCGAATCCCGACGGGAGATTCAGTGCGGAACCGCGCGCCCGAATGTCGTTGACGACATCCCCCATCGGCCGTCCCGCTGTGTTGGCCGAGACGCGCACCTCGCGGATCAGATCATAACGGCGGATCTGGGATGCGCTCGTGCTCCGCTGGAAGCCGGCCACCTGGCCGACCGGGATCAGCATGTCCTTCCCCGCCAAATCTTTTTTGGAGCTGAGGATGTCGACGTCATTGAGCGTCTCGAGCGCGCGCCGCTGCTGCGCCGCCAGGCGCACTCTGACATCGTAAGCATCCCCCTCGGGATCTTCAAACTGGGTCGCCACTTCCCCGTTGAGCAGCGCCCGGAGCGTCACGGCTACCGAGTCGAGATTGATGCCCAGGTCGGAGGCCAGCTTGCGGTCAATGCGGATTTTAACCTCGGGCTTGTCCCGGTCCAGGCTGCGGTCGACGTCGACCGCACCCGGCACGGCGCGGGCCAGATCGGCTACCTGCATCGAGAGTCGATCCAGTCCCGCCAGGTCTGGGCCGCGCACGCTGATCTGGACCGGTTTGGCGTCCCCCATCTCCGTCACCTCTTCCACGCTGGTGGTCGCGAGACCGTAGGAGGCGAATTGCGAGCGCAACAGGCTGCGCAGTTGGTAGTCGGATAGTTGCCGCACGGCTTTTGGCTTGAGCTTGACGTAAATCACTCCTTCGTTCATGGAACCGGAAGCTCCCGCCCCGATCGTCGTAAACGTGTAGGCGATCCCAGGCTGGCGCGCAATCGTGCCGATGATGTCCCCGGCTATGCTCTCGGTCTGCTCCAGGCTCGCCCCGGGCGCTGACTTGAAGCTCACCTGGAATTCCCCCCGGTCAAAATCCGGCATAAATGTGGTTCCCAGGCGCGGGAAAACCGAAAGCGCGGCGACGAACAACAGGAAGGCAATGCCGAGAACCCAGGCGCGATGGCGCAGCGCAAAGCCGATCGTCTTCTCGTACACGCCGTGCAGCCGCTCGAATTGCCGGTCGAACGCCTCCAGCACACGGCTCAGACCGCGGCGGCGCCCCGCGGTGATGGCCGGATCGTACCAGCGCGACGACAGCATCGGGTCCATCGTAAAGGAGACGAATAGCGAGACAAGCACGGCAAACGCCACCGTGATGCCGAATTCATAGAAGAAGCGCCCGACGATTCCCTTCATAAAGGCTATCGGAACGAACACGGCGATAATCGAAAAGGTGGTGGCCATCACGGCCAGCCCGATCTCCGATGTGCCGATGCGCGCCGCCTCATAGTGACCGCGGCCGTGCTGCATGTGCCGGACAATGTTCTCGCGCACGACGATGGCATCGTCGATCAGCAGGCCGACGGCAAGCGAGAGCCCCATGAGGGTCAGGATGTTCAGGCTGAACCCGAAGATCTTCATCACGATGAAGGCGGAAATGATCGACACCGGCAGCGTCAGCCCCGTGATCACCGTGCTGCGCCAGCTGTTGAGGAAAATGAAGACCACAAAGACCGTGAAGATGGCGCCGAGAATCAGAGTGTTGCGCACATCCTCGACGGAGTCGCGAATGAAGGTCGACAGGTCCTTGACCACGGCGATCTGCGCCCGGCCGGAAAACTCCTGGTTCAACCTGGGAAGCGCCGCCTTCACGGCCTCCGCGACGTTGACGGTGTTGCCGCCTGACTGCTTCCTGATCTCCAGCGCCAGCGCTCTCCGGCCGTCAATCAACGCCAGGGTCCGCTGCTCCTCGTAGCCGTCCGCCACGGACGCCACTTCATTCAGGTAGACCGGCACGCCGTGGATCGATTTGACAATCAGGGCCTGAAAGCCGTCCGCGTCGGCAAATTTGCCGTCGACGCGGACGAGCTCTTCCATCCGGCCGTGTTCGATCTTCCCTGCCGGCACTTCGAGGTTTTCTCTCCGCAGCGCGGTTACGACTTCCGGCACGGTGAGGTTGTAGCTCTTCATCCTGGCCGGATCGAGCAGAATCTGGATCTCGCGCCGTTGCCCGCCCACAATGGTAAGTGATCCCACCCCTTCGATGTTCTCGAGGCGCTTGGAGATGACTTTCTCAACCAGCGAAGTGAGCTGCTTCGGGGAGAGCTGCTCCGAGGTGACCGAGAGCGAGAGAATGGGAAGATCCGCAGGATCCAGGCGCTCGATCACGGGCTCTTCCACGCCGGTCGGGAAATCCCGGCGCAGGGCGCTCACCTTGCTGCGCACGTCCTGTGCGGCGGAATAGATGTTCGTGCCGAGCTGGAATTCGGCCACGACGCTCGAAAAGCCTTCCGAGGTAACCGATGAGATATGACGCACCCCCTGGATCGGGTTGATCGCCTCTTCGATGCGCTTCGTGACCTCCGTCTCCACTGTTTCGGGCGAGACCCCGGGATAGAGAGTGCGAACACTGACTACCGGAAGATCCACATTCGGGAACAGGTCCGTGGACAATTCCTTGTAGGAAAAGATGCCGAGCACTACCAGACCCACCATAAGCATGGTGGCAAAAACCGGCTGTTTTATAGAAAGATCCGAAAGCAGCATAGTTCATTGCTCCCCGGCAGAGCGGTCCGGGATGGCGCGCACCGGCACGCCATCCTTCAACGAGGGCCCTATGTCGACAATAACCTGATCGCCCTCCGCCAGCCCCCGCTGAATCCATAGCTGGTCCTGGCGGACCCCGCCCACCTGAACCTCGCGCTGGAGCGCGCGGCCGCCCGAGACCACATACACTCTCCCCGAAGACGACTGCTCCTGCCCGACGACCAGGGCCGATCGCGGGATCACGATGGCCTTGCTCTCGATGCGTACCTCGATTTCGCCGCGGGCAAACATGCCGCTGCGCAGCTCGCCCCCGGGATTCGCGATCTTCACAATGACCTTGACGGAGCGGTTGTCGGACTCGACCATGGGGTTGACCGCCGAGACATTCCCTCCGAACCGGCGCTCGCCCCAGGTCGGCGTTGTGAATGCGGCCCGCTGCCCCAGCCTGACGCCGGACAGCTGGTAGGAGGGCACGAGACACTCCAGTTCCAGACGGGCATTGTCGACCAGGCTGTAGACGGATGCTCCCGGCGCCAGCAACGATCCTCTGTCGAGGTACCTGCGGCGCACCTGGCCGTCGGCCGGCGCGACGATCCGGCAGTCCTTGAGGGCCTTGTCGGCAATGTTCACGGCCGAGCGCGCCTGGTCGATCTGCGCCTGGGCCAGACGCGCCTGGGACTCGGCTTCTTTCACCCCGGTAACCGCCGCCTGGTGGTCTTTCTCGGTGATGCCTCCGGTGCGCAGCAGGTTGTCTGCCCGCTCCTTCTCGCGCCGCGCATGATCCAGTGTGACCTGAATCCGGTCCAGCCCAGCCTGTGCCACCGCCAGCGTCGCCGCGGCTTGATCATAGGCCAGGCGGTAGTTGACGGGATCAATTTCGGCCAGCAACTGGTCCTTGTGCACCGCGTCGCCCTCCTCAAAATAGGTGGCCGTCAGCCTGCCTCCGACCTCGGACTTGATTTCCACGTTCGACTGCGAGCGCAGGCTCCCCGAAATCGGGATCGTAACCGGCCAATCCACTACGGAAACGGGTGCAACCTTGACTGCCAGCTCGGCGGCGGGCGCGGGGCCGGGAATGCCTGTGCTCACCGCAGTCCCGTTGCTGCTGCACCGCCACTGTGCGGCGGCCGTCAAGGTCAGGAACAAGATGATCCCTGCACATTTCTTCATCACTGTTTTACCTCCCCGTCGAGGATGGGCATTCCGGCCGCCAGCCTGAGCCGGCCTTTGGCGATCTGGTACTGATAGGTCGCATTGATCTCGGCATTGCGCGCGATGGTGAGCGCCGTCTGCGAATCCATGACATCCAGGGTGGTCGCCGCGCCATATTGATAGTTCGCCTGCATCATCTCGAGCACCTTCTCGGCCTGAGAGACGTTCAGGCGCGCCGCCGCGATTGCCTCCGCGGACGACTGCAGATCGTCCGTGGCCGCCTTGATCTCCAGCCTGACGTTGTTTTCGAGCTGCGCCAGGTTGTGTTCCGCTGCACGCTGCCTCGAATCGGCCTGCACCACCTGGCCGGCCTTGCGCCCCCCATCGTAAAATGGAAGCCGGAAGTTCAAGGTGACGTTCCACCGGTTGAAGTCCTGGTTGAACAGGTTTTTGGGATTGCGAATGTTGTATCCATAGCGTCCTTCCAGATCCACCTTCAGCTTGTTCTCACTTCGGGCGAGCGCTCCCAGCAGCCTGGCCTCCTGGAGGAGTCGCTTCGCAACCAGAACTTCAGGCCGGACCTCGAGTGCCTGCCCCTGGAGTTCGGTTGCCGGCGGCACAGTCCAGGGAAGATAATCGAGCTTCCCCTCGATCGCGGTTGGGGCATCGAGGTCGGCGACGATCAGATTGTTGAGCGCGGCACGTGCGAGCCGGAGCGTATTCTCCGCGCGGATGCGCTCCGGTTCCGTGTTGGCGAGGTTGACCTGGGACCGCAAAACGTCGGTCTCCGTGGCGACACCGAGCGCAAAACGGCTGCGCGCCTGCTCCAGGTGTTTCTCCCGCTGGCGGTAGGTCTCGCGCACCACTTCCAGGTTGGCCTGCGCCAGCAGCAGATCGTGAAACGCCTGGAAAACCTTGAACGCCACGCGCTGGCGCACGGCTTCGAGCGCGGCCTCTTTCTCCCGCTGCCCCTCAAGAGCCAGCTTGATAGCCGTCCCCACTTTCCCCGCGTTGTAGAGCGGCTGTGTTACGGTCAGTCCGACGTCGAACAGGTTGGCACCCCGCGGCACGAGCGCGGAGCGGAATTCATCGGGGAGTTTGTCGAAGCTGGCGCTGTTGAGGATGCTGGGATCGCGCAGGCGCAATCCAAATCCCTGCATGGTCACCTGAGGGTAGGCATCGGCACGTACCTCGGTTATTTTCCCCTTCAGCTCCTCCAGCTGTTCGCGCGCGATCAGAACTTCCGGATTGCGCTCCAGAGCGAGCCGGACGGCATCGGACAGGGTAAGAGTCGCGGGCACAGACTGCCCGAGTGCGACCGAGGCGCCAGGGACAGCTAACACGGCCGCGATGAGAAAATGCAAAACGGATTTCATATCCTCAGTCCTTTTTACTATACCGATCGGTCTAAGTCGTGCCGCACCGTGCAGCCCCGAAGCAGCACATCGACATACTTCTCGGCCCGCCGGCGCGTGAGCGTGGCGCGGCCGGTGAAAAGATGCTCGAGCGTCGCTATCAGCTGCATCCCTATCAGTGCCGTAGCCAGGTCGCGCGTGTTCCCCTTCAGGATGCCCGAGTCAATACCCTCCTGCAGAACCCGGGCAATGACATCCCGCTCCTTTTCCATTTCCTTGACGATATCAAAGAGCGGATGCTGATCCCCGGGTGAAAAAACCATGCGCAGGAGAAACATGGTCCGCACAGGATCGTCCCGGGTCGATCGGAAGTCGGTCTGAACCATGCGCACCAACCGTTCGCGCAGGGTGCCGCGGGTCTGCGCCGCGCTCAGCAGCAGCTTCTGGTAGTTGCCGAAGGAGTCGATCATCAGTTCTCGGTAGAGATGTTCCTTGCCGCGGAAGTGGTAATACAATACCGGCTTGGTCACCCCGGCCTCCCGGCAGATCTCGCGCGTCGAGGCTCCGGCATATCCCTTCCGGGCAAAGATTTCGATCGCCGCCTTCAGCACCGCCTCGCGCCCTCCGCGCATGACCCGCTCCGTTTTTGGATGAGATCACTTTACCGATTGGTCAAGAAAAGTCAAGGGGGGAAATCCATGCGGGCGAAGGCCGTGGATTTTGAATTGAAAAACTCCAGAACGGAAACTCAGGCGTCGACTTACCGCCACCCATCGTCGACCATCAATCCAAAATCCAAAATCCAAAATCAAAAATCCAAAAATCAAACTCCTATTTGCGGATGACCGTGGGAGGATGCGGCGGGCGCACGGGAGCGGGCGGCTGCTCGACCAGGATCTTCCCCGTCAGGATAAAATCGAGGGTATCGGTAAGCTGCTGCTCGCTGTCGGCGGCCAGAACCAGTCCTCCCGCATCTTTGACCGGCTCGAAAAGCTCGGCCCCGATGTCGAATGCGATGAAGTAAATCGCCGCGCGGGCCGTGTCGGGTTCCTGCGTGATGACTCTGGTCACATCTCCCGGCAGGTAGCCCATGTTGCTTTCACCGTCGGTTATGACCAGGATGTGGCGATGCGAGAGACCCGTGGCTTCAAGGTCACGTGCCGCGGCGATCATAGCGTCTCCAATGGGCGTGCTGCCCTCCGGCACGATACTTTTGATGCCGCTCTGGGCGGCTGCGACATCGGGCGGGCCGAGCTTTACGATCTGCCGGCAGGAAGCCTGGCCTCTGCGGAAGCTGAACTCGTAGATGCCCACCAGGAGTTTTTTGTCGGCATGCTTTTGCGCAAAAGTGCTGAACTGCTGGAGAAGATTGAGCAGGGCTTTCTGCGCCACCTGGATCTTGGGATGCGGCTTTTTATCTGAGCCCGTCACGGGATCCTGCATACTTCCCGAGGTATCGATAAGGATCGCCGCTGCGATGCCATCCTGAGGCGGCGCCTCGGCCGCAGGCTTCAGCAGCTTCCTGATCGCTTCGGGATTGTTGGGTTTGTTAAAAACCGGCGTCTTGGAGGTCGACGGCGATGAACCACAACCTCCGGTCAATAAGACAAGAGCAAAAATCGCCGCTGATGCGACACCGCTGAAATACCTCATGCCCGCTCCTCCATGGTGCAAATTTCGCTTGGGCGCCGGCAGTCCGACGGTGCCCTCGATATTCTCCCTGGAGTGCGGCGGCTTGCCGCCGCCTTCATTCTATCCTCATTTACGACCCGCACAGCCTGATAGCCAAGGCGCAGGCGAGCTTGCGCACCCCCAGCATGCCTCACTTCTGTTCGGGCGGGAAAACGCTGATTTCAACCCTGCGGTTGAGAGCCTGATTGTTGGGATCGTTGGGATCGGCGGGGACGTCCCAGCCTTTCCCCACCACGGTGAACTTGTTCGGATCAAACTTGAATTTGTCGATCAGCGCCCGCTTGATCGCTTCGGCCCGGTCCTGGCTGAGCTGGCGCACCATATCGATAGAAGCGTGACCCCTCAGGCTTGAATCGCAGTGACCCTCAACGACAATGACAGCGCGCGCAAACTGGCCGGCCAGCCGCGCCACACGTTCGAGCGTGGCGTCGACATTCGGATCGTACAATTTCCCGGCGATCGGATTGAGAAGGTCGTCGTGGGCCGGCTCATAGGGATTGGCCGAATTGGGATAGAAGTTGATCCGGATGGTCTGCGTCAGGATCGGCGCCTCGGCCGATGCTTTTCTGAAGCTTGAAGGGGTGAAAGAGGCGATGCTTTCATCTTTCTGGTTGGTGAAAAGTCCCTTCTTCTGGAGCCCCTGAATAAACGAAAAGTCCATGACCTGGTCGAATTGTACCGGGGCATCGATGCGGCCCAGTTCGCGATAGACGTAGCTGGCACCCTTCCAGGTGCGCTCGAAGTTGGTAGGGTTGGACGAGTTGAGGAAGAACTGCTGGTTTTCCGCGAAATTCGTCGAGTGGAAATCGTTGCGCATGCCCATGACGTCTTCCGGCTTCATGGCAAAGGCATCGGCCATCCACTTGCACGCCTGCTCAGGCTTGTCTTTGATGATATCCATCCCTTCAAAGATGCCGGAGACCAGCCCCTCGACGACCTCAGGGTGGTCGCGCACGAAATCGGCCCGGACGGCGTAGACATCGGCGATCAGCTTGTTGGCGTCCTTGGTGCTCGACAGGATGCGCGTCCCGGCGACCTTGTCCGGGATGTTGTAGATGTCCGGCGCCCACGAGACACAGCCATTGACTTTCTTGTCGGCGACGAAGGCGGCTGCGGCTTCGAAGGCCGTGGCCGTGTATTTCAGAGTGACGTCCTTAGGGCTCAATCCCGCCGACAGCAGCAGGGACATCAGGTAGTATTCGCTCGGCGAGTTCTGGGCCAGGGTTATGGCCTTGCCGCGCAGATCCGATACCGACTTGATGGCGCTGCGCACGACGATGCCGTCGCCGCCGTTCGACCAGTCGATCTGCTGCATGACACGCGGAGCCGTGCGGGAATCTTTGATCAGCTCGGGCGCCATCAGGACGATCATGTCGACCGTTCCCCAAAGGGTGTGCACCTTGCCCGCGGCGAAGGCATCACGCGCGGCAACCGGATCGTCCATCAGGTCCATCTGGACACGGAATCCGTACTTCTTGGCGAAAATGCTGTCGGGATTCGGCTTTGTACCCCCGTTGGCAGCGATGACGGGGAGCCAGCCGGCCCAGACGTTATAGGTGAAATGCAGGATCTTCTCGTTCGGATCCCACTGGTATTGGCTGACACCCTTGACCGGAGGCAGCCGGTCCGAAGGTACATACTTATATTCCTTTACCGTGGTTACGCCGGTCGTATCCGGAGCTTCGGTTTCGGGAGCTTGCGAGAACAGGCCGCCGCCCGGCTTGCCGCCGACGCCGCCGCGCATGACAATCCAGGCACCGGCGCCGATCACGCCGAGAATGAGGAGAATGGAGATAATCTTACCCAAAGGGGTCAAACGGGCACCTTGCTCAGCCATACGTCTTCTCCTTTTTTGTCTGCCGCTCAAACCGCAGATGAACGCAGATAAACGCCGATTGAACCTGCGTTTATCTGCGGCTCAGTGTTGAGACAATTACGTACCGGAGGGTCCGGTGCTCTGCGCCGGCCCGATTTCCTTGGCGGCAGCCGGAGCCTCGGCGGACGCTGGCGCCTGGATCCCCTGGCTGGCCAGAAATTCTGCGAGCGCCGCCTGCTCCAGCGCCTTGCGCTCGCCTTCTTTTTCCTGGATTTTTTCCATGTCCACAAGGTCTTTGGCCACGCGCGCCTTGCCTGCCGACACCTCATATCGTTTCGCCAGAATCTCTTCGACGCTCTTCATCGTGTCGCCCAGGTCCCCGACCTTGAAGGCGGTGCTCCCCAGGGCTGCCGCAGCCTCGGCCTGCGCCTCCTTGATCTTTACCTGGGAAAGCTGCTTTTCCAGGCCGCGCACTTTATCTTCGAAATCCTTCTGGACGATTCTTGCCTGGCGCAGATTTCCCTGGTAGGCCTCCTCGGTCTCCGCCAGCTCATGGGTATCCGTCGTCAAGTCGGCCTTCAACTCCTGCAGTTCCCGCGCCAGGCTCCCCGCCAGTTCCATGTTCCCCGCATGGTGATTGGCCAGAATACGGCGTTCGAGATCCTGCGCGCGCACCGTCTTGCCCTTGATCTGGCTTTTCAGCCGTTCTGCCACTCCTGCCATGCGGGCCAGCGCGAGGTTGTACTGTGTCATCCGCTCGCGAAACTCCTGGCGCGCGGCTTCCATCAGCGCCTCCGGATTGCGCGCCTCGATGCCGCTGATGAACAGCCCAAAGAAGCCCCTAAACAGCCTACCGATTCGTGCAAAAATGGCCATCTTGCTCTCCCTTCGCGAGTCAGAGACATCCGTCGAGAAAAATGTACGCCGGCGTTCGGGTGTCAGTTGACAATTCTAATGCATAAACGAGCCAAATGACGAACTACGAATGAGGAATTCCAGATCTCGGAATCACCTTGAGACTTCGAGTCCTGAAGGCGGAGTCCTCAGAGGCCGCCTCAAGCACTCCAAGGCTCGAAGACACAAAGCACGGCCGCGCAAACGGCTCGGCCTGACTTGCACTCGTCATTCGTCACCCGTCATTTCATCCGTCGTGATCACCGGGCGATCGGTCAGGTAGCCGATGGTTGCGGCCAGATCGTGTTCGTAGGCGCGCTTGCGCCGGCGCCACTCGCGCAGTTTTTCCTGATCGAGTTGCAGGCGCTCGGCAAGCCGCGCGCGTTCGCTCTGCAGCGCCTGGATCCTGGCGTCGAGTTCGGCAGTCTGGTGTTCCGCGAGTGCCATGTGATCCTCTACCTTCCTGCGCACGAAAACCTCGAACGCGTCCAACGCCTGGTCTTGCGCCATGGCCTCCTTGACCAGATCCTCCGCCTGGATGTGCTCGGAACTGAGCAGGCTCAGCAGCGCACGCTGAGCCGCCGCCCGGTCCTGGCTCCGATAGGGCTCCGTGTTCAGAAGAGATTTGAGCCGCGCCACATTCCAGCCGTGCGCGGGAGCGGTTACGCCTGCCGCCTCAAAGATCCTTTCGTACGGCACCGTAAGTTCCGCGGGCAACTCTGCGAGGGTACGCACTTCCTCGGATCGGATCTCCGACTTAAGCTCGGCAAGGGTCACGGTCCGGGTCACCACCTTTTCGGGCGCACCGGTCTTGGTCGTTGACGGCGCTTCCAGTATGCCGAGACGGCCCCCCATGGTCTGCAAGAGATCAAGAAAACTCATCTCCTAAATGAACCTCCGCAGCTCATCGATCCGCGTTTCCAGTTCCTCGGGCGTCAGGTGGCGGAAGCGCTCGGGCAGGAAACGCGCATCGGTGCATTCCTTGACCGCAACCAGATCCATGTATTCGAGCTTGCGCGTATGGGCGCTCGGCCGCACCTCTCCCAGGATTTGTCCGAGAATCTCCTTCAGCGGTTTTCCGGGTTCCGGAGCGAGAGCATGCACGCGCAGCGCGCGCACGAATACGCCCTCGATTTCATTGCCGCCCAGCGCCAGGCCCTCGGGCAGCACCGGCAGGTCGGAGTCCGCGACCGGCACTTTCAGTTTGCGCGCTACCGACAGCAACAGGTCGCGCATCTCGGCGGGGGTTTGAGGGGGGAACAACGGGATGTGCACATCGAGCCGGCCCTGGCGTTTCAGGTCCACCTCCAGCAGGTCCGGGCGGGAAGTGGCAAAAACCCAGATGATGCGGCCGCGGTTGCGCGTGTCGGACATCTCCTTGGCCAGCATGGCATAGACGCGCCCCGACAGACCGCCGTCGGAATCGCCCCCTTCCCGTTTCCCCGCGGCCTGATCCGCTTCATCCACGAAAACCACGACTTGTCCGAGCGCGTGCAGAACCGAGAAAATTTTCTCGAGATTGGATTCGGTCGCCCCGACCCAGCGGTCGCGGAAATTCTTGAATACCACGCAGGGAATCCCGAGTTCACCTGCCCAGCACTGGATCAGGAAGGTCTTGCCCGTGCCTATCCTTCCGGTGATCAGATAGCCCATCGGCAGCGCATTCAAAACGCCGCGCCGCAGCAATTGCGTGTCCTCGCGCAGCCACGCCTTGACAGCATCGAGGCCCGCCAGATTGTCCAGGGTGAAAGGCGACTCGAGAAACTCGAGCAATCCCTGGCACTCGCGCTCGATCATGTCCTTTTTGGTCAAGGTCAGCCACTGCGATGTGATCGGCCGGTCGTTCTTGATCGCCAGAGACAGG encodes:
- a CDS encoding AAA family ATPase, coding for MAGDLPAWAQEMRDLFKSGSVAQFILHGNIFDLVPAGAPAKRRLLSLKSFLDEVMFITYDIVLQYDRGRGIRATRGAEDWGEWLKQALGDQANAIAQTREPGVAMELIDRYLLRTLNLQALRGREGAAHKVAVVIDFSEFVVPRGDAIQLGGAFSANVVKVLGWANDPAILQSNIVSVLLVEGLHDLNELVVDNPHAAALRIPLPSEEEMSDYVDALVATTLPELPGHCEVPIDALGRRLTGLSRVGARTVLSLAIKNDRPITSQWLTLTKKDMIERECQGLLEFLESPFTLDNLAGLDAVKAWLREDTQLLRRGVLNALPMGYLITGRIGTGKTFLIQCWAGELGIPCVVFKNFRDRWVGATESNLEKIFSVLHALGQVVVFVDEADQAAGKREGGDSDGGLSGRVYAMLAKEMSDTRNRGRIIWVFATSRPDLLEVDLKRQGRLDVHIPLFPPQTPAEMRDLLLSVARKLKVPVADSDLPVLPEGLALGGNEIEGVFVRALRVHALAPEPGKPLKEILGQILGEVRPSAHTRKLEYMDLVAVKECTDARFLPERFRHLTPEELETRIDELRRFI